From a region of the candidate division WOR-3 bacterium genome:
- a CDS encoding SLC13 family permease, whose product MIRKTNRKPYLKLFILFLILFIPLLFPFKFNKIFSITLLMAYSWIFEIVPIEITGLFPLFLFPLFGILSVKDTALSYGNHLIFLFLGSFFIAKAIEVSGLAKKISMFFISIFPKSPFFFLAGISLATFLISGWISNTAATIISYTIAISLLKGIKLKENSNFKKILLISTAYSSSIGGILTPVGTPPNIIYLGIVEKIFGKEYVFSFIEWIRYAAPLAIIIFIFMLLFFKFFFIKGESFEIKIEEEKLKLTEYEKRVFLIFILTIILWFIRPFFSKFSYLKYIEDSSIAIFCSSLLFFIKRGKGGKETLLNSKEAKEIPWGILYVFGGGLALADAYEKTGFTAFIGNYIKNISSIFSPFLFLLILVTFLVFFTEVTSNTASASLLLPIIGEFSKALNLSPYFLMLPSTLCISFAFMLPSGTPPNAIILSTGDVKVKDLAKIGFFMNILTIIIVTIYFYFMR is encoded by the coding sequence TTGATTAGAAAAACAAATAGAAAGCCGTATCTAAAACTTTTTATTCTATTTTTGATTTTGTTTATTCCCTTACTTTTTCCATTTAAGTTTAATAAAATTTTTTCGATTACCCTTTTAATGGCCTACTCATGGATATTTGAAATTGTCCCGATAGAAATAACGGGGCTCTTTCCGCTTTTTCTTTTTCCTCTTTTTGGTATTTTGAGTGTTAAAGATACTGCTCTATCCTATGGAAACCACCTAATTTTCTTATTCCTTGGATCTTTTTTCATAGCGAAAGCAATTGAAGTGTCAGGACTTGCTAAAAAAATTTCTATGTTTTTTATATCAATTTTTCCTAAAAGCCCATTTTTTTTCTTAGCTGGTATTTCCCTTGCCACTTTTTTAATTTCAGGATGGATATCAAATACTGCTGCCACAATCATTTCATATACCATTGCTATCTCCCTTTTAAAAGGTATAAAGTTAAAGGAAAATTCAAATTTTAAAAAAATTCTATTAATTTCAACAGCCTATTCCTCATCAATAGGGGGAATTTTAACACCTGTAGGTACACCCCCTAATATTATTTATCTTGGAATAGTGGAGAAAATTTTTGGAAAGGAATATGTTTTTTCTTTTATTGAATGGATAAGATATGCTGCTCCCCTTGCAATAATAATTTTTATTTTTATGTTGCTTTTTTTTAAATTTTTCTTTATAAAAGGAGAAAGTTTTGAAATAAAAATTGAAGAGGAAAAGTTAAAATTAACAGAATATGAAAAGAGAGTTTTTTTAATTTTCATTTTAACAATAATTTTATGGTTTATAAGACCCTTTTTTTCTAAATTTTCCTATCTTAAATATATAGAGGATTCAAGTATTGCAATTTTTTGCTCTTCTTTACTTTTTTTCATTAAAAGAGGAAAAGGAGGGAAAGAAACCCTTTTAAATTCAAAGGAAGCAAAAGAAATCCCCTGGGGAATTTTATATGTTTTTGGAGGTGGTCTTGCCCTTGCTGATGCATACGAAAAAACAGGTTTTACAGCTTTTATTGGTAATTACATAAAAAATATATCTTCAATATTTTCCCCCTTTTTATTTCTTTTAATCCTTGTTACTTTTCTTGTTTTTTTTACAGAAGTTACATCAAACACTGCCTCTGCTTCCCTTCTATTACCCATAATTGGAGAATTTTCAAAGGCTTTAAATCTATCTCCATATTTTCTGATGCTTCCCTCAACACTCTGTATTTCTTTCGCTTTTATGCTTCCCTCAGGAACTCCACCGAATGCAATAATTTTAAGCACTGGTGATGTTAAGGTTAAGGATTTAGCAAAAATTGGATTTTTTATGAATATTCTCACTATAATAATTGTTACAATTTATTTTTACTTTATGCGATGA
- a CDS encoding cysteine desulfurase gives MKTKENFLDLKKIREDFPCLKRKIRGKDLIYFDNAATTQKPKRVIDTILEFYENYNANVHRGVHTLSYEASLKYEDAHREVAEFIGANSMEEIIFTRNATEALNLCAYSIGIHQLEEGDEVITTLMEHHSNIVPWQMLRKVKKIKLNYVNVLPDGTLDLEHLKKLLNKKTKIVTFTLASNFLGTINPAEEIIKIIRENSDAIVVCDGAQAVPHTKINVKELDFDFLAVSGHKMLGPTGIGFLYGKKKLLSKMEPFLYGGDMIFEVTTEGATWNELPWKYEAGTPNIAGGIGLSAAISYLKEIGMENIEKHENELTEYALSKMKEIEGVEIYGHKGQKTLGIISFNIKGIHPHDIAGICDEEGIAIRSGHHCTQPLMRHFKIENSARVSFYLYNTKEEVDKFVSVLEEIKRYFFK, from the coding sequence ATGAAAACAAAAGAGAATTTTTTAGATTTAAAAAAAATTAGAGAAGATTTCCCCTGTTTAAAAAGAAAAATAAGGGGAAAAGACCTTATATATTTTGATAATGCTGCAACAACACAGAAACCCAAAAGGGTTATTGATACAATTTTAGAATTTTATGAAAATTACAATGCTAATGTTCACAGGGGGGTTCATACTTTAAGTTATGAAGCATCCTTGAAATATGAAGATGCCCACAGGGAGGTTGCTGAATTTATAGGTGCAAATTCAATGGAAGAGATTATCTTTACAAGAAACGCAACTGAAGCCCTTAACCTTTGCGCCTATTCAATAGGAATACATCAACTTGAAGAGGGTGATGAAGTTATCACAACCTTAATGGAACACCATTCAAACATAGTCCCTTGGCAGATGCTAAGGAAAGTAAAAAAAATAAAACTAAATTATGTAAATGTTCTTCCAGATGGGACCCTTGACCTTGAACATCTTAAAAAACTCTTAAATAAGAAGACAAAGATAGTAACCTTTACACTTGCTTCAAATTTCCTTGGAACAATTAATCCGGCAGAAGAAATTATTAAAATTATACGAGAAAATAGTGATGCAATAGTAGTTTGCGATGGTGCCCAAGCTGTTCCACATACAAAAATAAATGTGAAAGAACTTGATTTTGATTTTCTTGCTGTAAGTGGACATAAAATGCTTGGACCAACAGGAATTGGATTTTTATACGGAAAGAAAAAATTACTTTCTAAAATGGAACCCTTTTTATACGGCGGTGATATGATTTTTGAAGTAACAACTGAAGGTGCCACATGGAATGAGCTGCCCTGGAAATATGAGGCAGGAACACCAAATATAGCAGGTGGAATAGGACTTTCTGCTGCTATCTCATACCTTAAAGAAATAGGAATGGAAAATATAGAAAAACATGAAAATGAATTAACAGAATACGCCCTCTCAAAAATGAAAGAAATTGAAGGAGTTGAAATTTATGGACATAAGGGACAAAAAACCCTGGGAATCATTTCCTTTAACATAAAAGGAATTCACCCACACGATATAGCAGGAATATGCGATGAGGAGGGAATTGCTATAAGAAGTGGACATCACTGCACACAACCCCTAATGAGACATTTTAAAATTGAAAACTCAGCAAGGGTAAGTTTCTATTTATATAACACAAAAGAAGAAGTCGATAAATTTGTTTCTGTTCTTGAGGAGATTAAGAGATACTTTTTTAAATGA
- a CDS encoding VOC family protein, translated as MKVNHISVAVSDFEKGVEIFKKFFSLEPEIHFFEERKLKIAIFYLQNLMFEVISPMEGEDKVKKFLEKRGDGIHHIAFEVDNVESIVKDLEVKGFKIVEGPREGIKSKSVIFLDPKDTGRVLIELVEKE; from the coding sequence ATGAAGGTTAACCATATTTCTGTTGCGGTTAGTGATTTTGAAAAAGGTGTAGAAATTTTTAAGAAGTTTTTTTCCCTTGAGCCTGAAATTCATTTTTTTGAGGAAAGAAAATTGAAGATAGCAATATTTTACTTACAGAACTTAATGTTTGAAGTTATATCACCTATGGAAGGTGAAGATAAGGTTAAAAAATTTCTTGAAAAAAGGGGAGATGGAATTCATCATATAGCATTTGAGGTTGATAATGTTGAAAGTATTGTTAAAGATTTAGAGGTAAAGGGATTTAAAATAGTTGAAGGTCCAAGAGAAGGTATTAAAAGTAAAAGTGTAATTTTTCTTGATCCAAAGGATACAGGAAGGGTTTTAATTGAATTGGTTGAAAAGGAATAA
- a CDS encoding zf-TFIIB domain-containing protein, protein MICPLCNINLEERKFKNIYGQIETSYQCFQCGGIFFSDLSGLRIKEKEAEKLEEINLPLLKTKFPLDINKNFKCPQCNKKMGKYLNPKYRDLLILFCENCKGMFFNHGELLKFIRKKEEEILKLKIKKEENLKEKELLRKIYETQGKEALIKLMKVIYPDDKELKEKIKREYEEELAYLFIQEFSGFLIPFSKFPVNLIINILLTLLPFLKDTLKKNEETF, encoded by the coding sequence ATGATTTGTCCTCTATGTAATATAAATTTAGAGGAAAGAAAATTTAAAAATATTTACGGTCAAATTGAAACTTCATATCAATGCTTCCAGTGCGGGGGGATTTTTTTCTCTGACCTTTCCGGTTTAAGAATAAAAGAAAAAGAAGCAGAAAAACTTGAGGAAATTAATTTACCCCTTTTAAAGACAAAATTCCCTTTAGATATAAATAAAAACTTTAAGTGCCCTCAATGTAATAAAAAAATGGGAAAATATTTAAATCCAAAATATAGGGATTTACTTATCCTTTTCTGTGAAAACTGTAAAGGAATGTTTTTCAATCACGGTGAACTATTAAAATTCATAAGAAAAAAAGAGGAAGAAATTTTAAAATTAAAAATAAAAAAAGAAGAAAACTTAAAAGAAAAAGAACTATTGAGAAAAATTTATGAAACACAAGGTAAAGAGGCTCTTATCAAATTAATGAAGGTTATTTATCCTGATGATAAAGAATTAAAAGAAAAAATTAAAAGGGAATATGAAGAAGAATTAGCATATCTTTTTATTCAGGAATTCTCAGGATTTTTAATTCCCTTTTCAAAATTTCCAGTAAATTTAATAATAAATATTCTTTTAACCCTTTTGCCCTTCCTAAAAGATACTCTCAAAAAGAATGAAGAAACTTTTTAA
- a CDS encoding D-alanine--D-alanine ligase, whose translation MKFNKEEILKKFKDKIILVICGGTSGEKEVSIRSGRKVFEALKYWNLNVKILEIKNDFVKEILESKPFDVIFNILHGKPGEDGTVQGFLDLLGIPYTGSGVLGSALGMNKIVSKKIFISEGIPTPPFVTIYHYENFEEKLKEAEEKFGYPMMFKPKDEGSSLGVSICKSREDVIRNFEENKNKFKDFFLEKYIKGKIITTGILGTGKKAFPLPILELRPLKREFYDYTAKYTKGETEFILPAELSPELTQEIQKISLKAHLALECRGFSRVDGVVSEDGKPYILEVNTLPGMTDLSDLPAEAKAYGLRYEELVLFILNTIYD comes from the coding sequence ATGAAATTTAATAAGGAAGAAATATTAAAAAAATTTAAAGATAAAATTATACTTGTTATCTGTGGCGGAACCTCTGGTGAAAAAGAGGTTTCCATAAGATCCGGAAGAAAAGTATTTGAAGCTCTTAAATACTGGAATTTAAATGTTAAAATTCTTGAAATTAAAAATGATTTTGTTAAAGAAATACTTGAAAGTAAACCCTTTGATGTTATATTTAATATTCTGCATGGAAAACCAGGAGAAGATGGAACTGTTCAAGGTTTTCTCGACCTGCTTGGTATTCCCTATACAGGAAGTGGTGTCCTTGGTTCCGCCCTTGGTATGAATAAAATTGTCTCAAAAAAAATATTCATTAGTGAAGGAATCCCTACACCACCCTTTGTAACAATATACCACTATGAAAATTTTGAAGAAAAATTAAAAGAAGCAGAAGAGAAATTCGGATACCCTATGATGTTTAAACCAAAAGATGAGGGTTCAAGTCTTGGTGTTTCAATCTGTAAAAGTAGAGAAGATGTGATAAGAAATTTTGAGGAAAATAAAAATAAATTTAAAGATTTTTTCCTTGAAAAATATATTAAAGGAAAAATAATAACAACTGGAATTCTTGGAACAGGCAAAAAGGCTTTCCCATTACCTATCCTTGAATTAAGACCTTTAAAAAGAGAATTCTATGACTATACAGCAAAATATACAAAAGGAGAAACAGAATTTATTTTACCAGCAGAACTTTCTCCTGAATTGACTCAAGAAATTCAGAAGATATCCCTTAAAGCACACCTCGCACTTGAATGTAGGGGTTTTTCAAGAGTCGATGGAGTTGTATCTGAAGATGGAAAACCCTATATACTTGAGGTGAATACTTTGCCAGGTATGACAGATTTATCCGATTTACCAGCTGAAGCAAAAGCCTATGGACTGAGATATGAAGAACTTGTTTTATTTATTTTAAATACAATTTATGATTGA
- a CDS encoding FAD-binding oxidoreductase, whose amino-acid sequence MKKLFKELKKKFPEEFFIEEEVLYAYSFDTSFFYSLPKAVFIPKEKNKLIDIVSLLLENKIPVTPRGKATGRSGGCVPHPESVVVSTERLKNKIEFFIEDEILYLEPGFTIDEINEFLKNYGYFYPVDPASSDIASIGGTVATNAGGPRALRYGVTINYVNGLSILLSDGTVLNTRGLLKKNKLFYPIEKIFVGSEGTLGLITEIYLKVIRTPEYKRSILIESEKKEILEISKELIKKENITLCEIMEWENKFLLWTELTGKKEDVLSEIEKLKKFVKGNLILPFNEEEEEKILSLRRKYSNLMWTLKGGKKSIDVTVPVSKIDSLILFYEKIENKYKIKIIPYGHFGDGNIHTSIIFEKREKEKAEKIKREICEFVLDIGGTVTGEHGFGIKYIEYTKRFREYEIMKKIKKALDPYDLFNPSKIEGEFNLNKYDPGENKKMCILCSLCNLYSDNYKKFLREDKGTRGEIFLGKIKGNLKISKENKNSLKYCPLGFEI is encoded by the coding sequence ATGAAGAAACTTTTTAAGGAATTAAAGAAAAAATTTCCTGAGGAATTTTTTATTGAGGAAGAAGTCCTCTATGCATACTCCTTTGACACATCTTTTTTTTATTCATTACCAAAGGCAGTTTTTATTCCAAAAGAAAAAAATAAACTTATTGATATTGTATCTTTACTCCTTGAAAATAAAATTCCTGTAACACCAAGGGGAAAAGCAACTGGAAGAAGCGGTGGGTGTGTCCCTCACCCTGAAAGTGTTGTTGTTAGCACTGAAAGACTAAAGAATAAAATTGAATTCTTCATAGAGGATGAAATACTTTATTTAGAACCTGGTTTTACAATTGATGAGATAAATGAATTTTTAAAAAATTATGGATACTTTTATCCAGTTGACCCCGCTTCAAGTGATATAGCAAGTATAGGAGGAACTGTTGCAACAAATGCAGGAGGACCAAGAGCCTTAAGATACGGAGTAACTATAAACTATGTAAATGGACTTTCTATTTTACTTTCCGATGGAACAGTTTTAAATACAAGGGGACTTTTAAAAAAAAATAAACTCTTCTATCCTATTGAAAAAATCTTTGTAGGTTCAGAAGGAACATTAGGGCTTATAACAGAAATATATTTAAAAGTTATAAGAACCCCTGAGTATAAAAGGAGTATTTTAATTGAATCAGAAAAAAAAGAAATTCTTGAAATTTCAAAAGAATTGATAAAAAAGGAAAATATAACCCTGTGCGAAATTATGGAATGGGAAAATAAATTTTTATTATGGACTGAACTAACAGGTAAAAAGGAAGATGTTTTAAGTGAAATTGAAAAATTAAAAAAATTTGTTAAAGGTAATTTAATTTTACCTTTTAATGAAGAAGAGGAAGAGAAAATTTTATCTCTAAGGAGAAAATACTCAAATTTAATGTGGACTTTAAAGGGAGGGAAAAAGTCCATAGATGTTACAGTTCCTGTTTCAAAAATAGATTCTCTTATTCTTTTCTATGAAAAAATTGAAAATAAATATAAAATTAAAATAATTCCTTACGGTCACTTTGGGGACGGAAATATTCATACAAGTATCATATTTGAAAAAAGAGAGAAGGAAAAAGCAGAAAAAATTAAAAGAGAAATATGTGAATTTGTCCTTGATATAGGAGGAACTGTAACAGGGGAGCATGGTTTTGGAATAAAATACATTGAATATACAAAGAGATTTAGAGAATATGAGATAATGAAGAAAATTAAAAAAGCCCTTGACCCTTATGATCTTTTTAACCCATCAAAAATTGAAGGTGAATTTAATTTAAATAAATATGATCCTGGGGAAAATAAAAAAATGTGTATTCTATGTTCCCTATGTAATCTCTATTCAGATAATTATAAAAAATTTTTAAGAGAAGACAAGGGAACAAGGGGTGAAATATTCTTGGGTAAAATAAAAGGGAATTTAAAAATAAGCAAAGAAAATAAAAATTCCCTTAAATATTGTCCCCTTGGATTTGAAATTTAA
- the rpe gene encoding ribulose-phosphate 3-epimerase: MKIKIAPSIIAGDFSDLKKTIRKIEKSGSDLIHVDVMDGVYVPNITFGPMIVEAIRKLTNLPLDIHLMIIDPLRYIRRFKNSIPHLISFHVEATDKVKETIEEIHHFTRAGIAINPETPIERILPYLKDVERVLVMTVNPGFSGQKFIESASFKIRELKEIKEKDNLKFEIAVDGGLNKENIFYVINLGADVLCIGSFFFKEKKIKNFIKKIKKIN, encoded by the coding sequence ATGAAAATAAAAATTGCACCTTCCATAATTGCGGGAGATTTTTCAGATTTAAAAAAAACAATAAGAAAAATTGAAAAATCAGGTTCGGATTTAATCCATGTTGATGTAATGGATGGAGTATATGTTCCTAATATTACTTTCGGTCCAATGATAGTTGAAGCAATCAGAAAATTAACAAATTTACCCCTTGATATTCACCTTATGATTATTGACCCTTTAAGGTATATAAGAAGGTTTAAAAACTCCATACCTCATCTTATTTCCTTTCATGTAGAGGCGACAGATAAAGTTAAAGAAACAATTGAGGAAATACATCATTTTACAAGGGCAGGAATTGCAATAAACCCTGAAACACCTATCGAAAGAATTTTACCTTACTTAAAAGATGTTGAAAGAGTTCTTGTTATGACAGTAAATCCTGGATTTTCAGGTCAAAAGTTTATTGAAAGTGCATCTTTTAAAATAAGGGAATTAAAGGAAATAAAAGAAAAAGATAATTTAAAATTTGAAATAGCAGTTGATGGTGGGTTGAATAAGGAAAATATTTTTTATGTAATTAATCTTGGAGCTGATGTTTTATGTATTGGTTCCTTCTTTTTTAAAGAAAAAAAAATTAAGAATTTTATTAAAAAAATAAAAAAAATTAATTAA
- a CDS encoding DUF3782 domain-containing protein, whose product MKKILTEEDIVKIIEKRLPEIIEKSPFLRLKIEEIMDKRAVTREEIKEILNELKAQRGELIVQREELKSLKEELIVQREELKALKEELIVQREELKSLKEELIVQREELKSLRKEMVDGFKILRDAITALGARWGIFAEEAFRESMEDILKELGFYDVKKWEDYDKEGMVFGYPSTIEVDLVIKDDKHYLIEIKSSVSDGDVLKFKRIGEFYEKKTGVKPELFIVSPYIREEAKEKCKVFGIKFYRRD is encoded by the coding sequence ATGAAGAAAATTTTAACAGAAGAGGATATTGTAAAAATAATTGAAAAAAGACTTCCGGAGATTATTGAGAAATCACCCTTTTTAAGATTAAAAATAGAGGAGATAATGGATAAAAGGGCAGTAACAAGGGAGGAGATAAAAGAGATACTTAATGAATTAAAAGCTCAAAGGGGAGAATTAATAGTTCAAAGGGAGGAATTAAAATCTTTAAAAGAGGAATTAATAGTTCAAAGGGAAGAACTAAAGGCTCTAAAGGAGGAATTAATAGTTCAAAGGGAGGAATTAAAGTCTTTAAAAGAGGAATTAATAGTTCAAAGGGAGGAGCTAAAGTCTTTAAGGAAGGAAATGGTAGATGGTTTTAAGATTTTAAGAGATGCTATAACAGCATTAGGTGCAAGGTGGGGTATTTTTGCGGAGGAGGCTTTCAGAGAGAGTATGGAGGATATTTTAAAGGAGCTTGGTTTTTATGATGTTAAGAAATGGGAAGATTATGATAAAGAGGGGATGGTTTTTGGTTATCCATCAACAATTGAGGTTGATCTTGTTATAAAGGATGATAAGCATTATTTGATAGAGATAAAAAGTAGTGTATCGGATGGTGATGTTTTGAAGTTTAAGAGGATCGGGGAGTTTTACGAGAAGAAAACAGGGGTAAAACCCGAACTTTTCATAGTTTCTCCTTATATAAGGGAAGAGGCAAAGGAAAAGTGTAAAGTTTTTGGAATAAAGTTTTATAGAAGAGATTAA